In one window of Euwallacea fornicatus isolate EFF26 unplaced genomic scaffold, ASM4011564v1 scaffold_175, whole genome shotgun sequence DNA:
- the LOC136350202 gene encoding uncharacterized protein: protein MSRNKYLITDRLYYMYTRENCQKLMPERYLCPNSRLEEIGSNSPCEVQILQRDGETSNCHQIEAKVTEPILNRLDETHKWVMVLPKRETVQMFCPNSLNEKRNLMGTFICRIPPGCRITVKKVIAENIEKVMKITPEPILFPDLAEKEQQLPYLNLSLHLPDLKLDDLHELEEKIAMDSPLSPITYTELVTYPSMWTILLYALAALCCLSTLWKWRQSRIKRNQDPPTKTTGEDVQLP, encoded by the coding sequence ATGTCTCGAAATAAGTATCTGATCACGGACAGATTGTACTACATGTACACCAgggaaaactgtcaaaaactaATGCCAGAAAGATACCTTTGTCCAAATTCTCGACTAGAAGAAATAGGAAGCAACTCGCCTTGCGAGGTCCAGATACTTCAGAGAGATGGAGAGACTTCAAATTGCCACCAAATAGAGGCCAAAGTCACTGAACCAATCCTCAATCGGCTAGACGAGACACATAAGTGGGTAATGGTATTGCCAAAAAGGGAAACCGTTCAAATGTTTTGCCCCAATTCGCTAAACGAAAAGCGCAACTTAATGGGTACTTTCATCTGCCGAATCCCTCCAGGATGCCGGATCacagtgaaaaaagttattgccgaaaatatcgaaaaggtTATGAAAATCACCCCCGAGCCAATACTATTTCCGGACTTAGCCGAAAAGGAGCAACAACTGCCATACCTAAACTTAAGCCTGCATCTGCCTGACTTGAAGTTAGACGACCTCCacgaattagaagaaaagatcGCCATGGACAGCCCGCTTTCACCAATCACCTACACGGAACTTGTCACCTACCCCAGCATGTGGACCATCTTACTATACGCCCTTGCAGCCCTCTGTTGCCTATCAACCCTTTGGAAATGGAGACAGAGCAGAATAAAGAGAAATCAAGATCCACCCACCAAAACCACAGGGGAGGACGTGCAACTTCCATGA